In one Rutidosis leptorrhynchoides isolate AG116_Rl617_1_P2 chromosome 8, CSIRO_AGI_Rlap_v1, whole genome shotgun sequence genomic region, the following are encoded:
- the LOC139863125 gene encoding uncharacterized protein, with product MDKTFKMLEFIIDDDSDDEKIYNFVSSLADEDVEGEATSSRVPRPRTYIPRDREDAAVRLYNDYFSETPNYTEKNFKRRYRMSHELFLRIIEGISNFKSSDIPDYFMFFREPPDATGRQSLTILQKCTAAIRQMAYGNTPDLHDEYIKIGEKTAALCLDNFCRCVFHLFARQYLRKRTAEDIARLYNFHAQKHGLPDMLGSIDCMHWEWKNCPIAWQGQYTRGDKKGPSIMLEAVASQDLWIWHVFFGMAGANNDINVLNYSPLFNTIKNGTAPPSPFDVNGHHYERGYYLGDGIYPDWAMLVKAPHSPTDEPRKKFKRFQESARKDIERQFGVLQGRFQMLKTPARSMHFNKIRRHMYACIVLHNMIQENNGFVIGKKEERMIQRNPPRWLHRDMRDRDAMVKEIRDKQVHKQLEADLTEHVWNLSPYFRTANIIE from the coding sequence ATGGATAAAACATTCAAAATGCTCGAGTTTATTATTGATGACGATTCGGATGatgaaaaaatatataattttgttaGTAGTTTGGCAGACGAAGATGTCGAGGGAGAAGCTACAAGTTCACGAGTTCCTCGCCCCCGTACCTATATTCCAAGGGATCGCGAAGATGCGGCAGTGAGGTTATACAACGATTATTTTTCTGAAACTCCAAATTATACGGAAAAGAACTTTAAACGACGTTATCGAATGAGTCATGAATTATTTCTCCGTATCATCGAAGGTATATCAAACTTTAAGAGTAGCGATATTCCCGATTATTTTATGTTTTTTAGGGAACCTCCCGATGCTACTGGTCGTCAAAGTTTGACGATACTTCAAAAATGCACGGCGGCCATACGTCAAATGGCGTATGGAAATACACCTGATTTACATGACGAATACATAAAAATTGGTGAGAAAACAGCTGCTTTATGTTTAGATAATTTTTGTAGATGCGTGTTTCATTTGTTTGCTAGACAGTACTTGAGAAAACGAACAGCCGAAGATATTGCCCGGCTTTATAATTTTCATGCCCAAAAACATGGTTTACCGGATATGCTTGgtagtattgattgtatgcattgggagtgGAAGAATTGTCCAATTGCGTGGCAAGGTCAATATACTAGAGGTGATAAAAAAGGCCCATCCATTATGCTAGAAGCAGTCGCCTCGCAAGATTTGTGGATATGGCATGTATTCTTTGGTATGGCAGGTGCGAACAATGACATTAACGTTTTAAATTATTCACCATTGTTCAACACTATTAAAAATGGAACTGCTCCACCTTCACCATTCGATGTTAACGGGCATCACTACGAAAGAGGTTATTACCTAGGTGATGGTATATACCCCGATTGGGCAATGTTGGTCAAAGCTCCCCATTCTCCAACCGACGAACCGCGAAAAAAATTTAAAAGGTTTCAAGAAAGTGCAAGAAAAGATATTGAGCGTCAATTTGGAGTATTACAGGGTAGATTTCAAATGTTAAAAACTCCGGCGAGATCTATGCACTTCAACAAAATAAGAAGACATATGTATGCTTGTATCGTATTACATAACATGATTCAAGAAAATAACGGGTTTGTTATTGGGAAGAAAGAAGAAAGAATGATACAACGGAACCCACCACGATGGTTACACAGGGATATGAGGGATCGAGATGCAATGGTTAAGGAAATAAGAGATAAGCAAGTTCACAAACAGTTAGAGGCAGATTTAACCGAGCACGTTTGGAACTTATCACCTTACTTTCGTACCGCTAATATTATTGAGTAA